The nucleotide window AGCGTGTTCGCGGCTGGACCCGCAGCCGAAGTTGCGCCCGGCGACGATCACGGCGAACTCGCTGGTGAACTGGTCTTTCTTCACGAAGGGGATATTGCCCTTGGGCAGCCCCGACTGCACCGGCGGCACGCCGCTCATGGCGTACATGCCGAAGTACTTCCGCTCGGCAGGGTCTGAGGGATTGTAGCTGAGGTACTCAGCGGGAATAATCTGGTCGGTGTCGACATTGTCGCCGACGACGAATGCTTTGCCGCGGATGGTTCTGTCCATGGTGGTGTTTCCTGTTGCTCGTGGGTGCTCATTAAAGCAGATTTCGCCGCGGGGTGAAAGAGTTCGCAGTTCGAGGATCGAAGTTCGAAGTGGAAAACCTTTCGCCCGGCGATACACTAGCAGCCGGAGAATGCGTATGCCTGAAAACTTCGCTGACCGATTGCTCGAGGCCATCGAGCGCAAGGGCTCGCCGGTGTGCGTGGGCCTGGACCCCGTCTTCGACCGCCTGCCGGCGCCGCTTAAGACGCTGGGGCCTGTCGAGGCGGTCGAAACCTTCTGCGGCCGCGTGCTGCAGATCGTGGCGCCGCTGGTGCCGGCGGTGAAGATCCAGTCGGCGTATTTCGAGGCCCTCGGGCCCGCCAGCGTGGGGATTTACTTCCGGATGATCGCCCAGGCGCGCAAGCTCGGGTTGATCGCCATCGGCGACGTGAAGCGCAACGACATCGGCCCCACCGCCGAGGCGTACGCCCGCGGGCACCTGTCCGGTCCGGAGGCCGCCGACGCCATCACCGTCAATGGATACCTCGGCAGCGACGGGATCGATCCGTTCATCCAGGCCGCCGCGGCGGCCGGGGCGGGGATCTTCGTCCTGGTCCGCACGAGCAATCCATCCGCCCCGCAGGTGCAGGACATTCGCGACGATCACAAGACGCCGGTGTACGAGCACGTCGCCAGGCTGGTGGCGCGGCTGGGGGCGGCGGACGGATGCGTCGGCAAGCGTGGCTACAGTTGCGTCGGAGCGGTGGTGGGAGCCACGTACCCCGATGAAGCTCGCGCTCTTCGCACGATCATGCCCCAGCAGATCGTACTGATTCCCGGTTACGGAGCGCAGGGCGCCTCGGCCGCCGACTGCGCCGCGTCGTTCAAAGCCGACGGCGCCGGCGGGATCGTCAACGCCAGCCGGTCCGTCATCTTCGCGTACCAGAAGAACACGGCCGGCACGTGGGAAGACGCCGTCGCTACGGCTGCGGGAGAGTTCGCCCGGGAAATCGCCGCGGCCCTGAAAACATAAATTCGAAATTCGAATATCGAAATCCGAAGCAAGAAACAAAGAACCAAACGGCAAAAATACAAGATGGAACAACAACATATGGAAAATGCGGCGGCTCTTCTTTGTTGTTTTGTTTCCCTTGTTGTTTGTTTCGAATTTCGGATTTGTTGATTCGGATTTTCGTTTTCCCCCGATGCCAAAACGCAATACACAACTGTTTGCCCTGAAGGACCCGCCGGCGGCGGAACTCGATGTTGCCGGCGTTCGGTATCGCCTCGTGCGGGTGTTCAAGCACGACTTCTATGCCATGACGAGTCTGTACGAAACCGACTCGCCCCAGGCTCGCTATCCCAAGATCGTCGTCAAGTGCGGCCGCATGCAGCCGTTCTGCGGTCTGCCGCTTCAGGCGCTGGGGCAGTGGCAGCGTGGGCACGAGCAGGCGATCTACAAGGCCCTGGCGGGCGTGGCCGGCATTCCGGCGTGGGTGGGGCTGGTGGGCGACTGGGGTTACGCCATCGAGTTCGTGCCGGGCCTGCCGCTGGACCACGTCGAGGCCCCGCCGCGGGGCTACTTCGATCGCATGCGGCAGCTGCTCGACGACGTTCACGCCCGGGGCGTAGCGTACGGCGACGGCAACAAACGATCCAACATGCTCGTGGGGCCTCACGGCGAACCGTACCTGATCGACTACCAGATTTCCTTCCGCCGCCGCGGCGACCTGCCCTGGCCGCTGCGGACGATGATCGACCGCGCGGCCGACTATTTCATGCGGAAGGACATCTATCATTTATATAAGCACAAGCGGCGGATGTGTCCGCAG belongs to Planctomycetaceae bacterium and includes:
- the pyrF gene encoding orotidine-5'-phosphate decarboxylase — protein: MPENFADRLLEAIERKGSPVCVGLDPVFDRLPAPLKTLGPVEAVETFCGRVLQIVAPLVPAVKIQSAYFEALGPASVGIYFRMIAQARKLGLIAIGDVKRNDIGPTAEAYARGHLSGPEAADAITVNGYLGSDGIDPFIQAAAAAGAGIFVLVRTSNPSAPQVQDIRDDHKTPVYEHVARLVARLGAADGCVGKRGYSCVGAVVGATYPDEARALRTIMPQQIVLIPGYGAQGASAADCAASFKADGAGGIVNASRSVIFAYQKNTAGTWEDAVATAAGEFAREIAAALKT